In the Perca flavescens isolate YP-PL-M2 chromosome 10, PFLA_1.0, whole genome shotgun sequence genome, tttttagcatttgaaaaagaaattaaaatgtatcgaaacagtatcctgactgaaCGTTGATATATACCAGTCTGCaattatccttcctttaatattagcCTAAATTATAGATCATTTTAGCTTTTTAACTCAacaattaggtataatttcctataaatgacGTGTATTGACCatgagttacatttttttttaaaagggtaaaactggtaataagttggtgttagtggtgtttatacatgtagtgaaaagaagtgaaaaaaaaaaagcaaaacaatttttttagatttttgacCTGGGAGGACGACCAGTGCATGGTCCACTGGagaacaacacaagggttaatgcaCATTATTGCAGTGGATGAAAGCTCATTTCCCTTGGTTGTCCCTGGGCAGAGGACATTTATGGCCCATCAATGACATGATGtccttaattttatttttagttaattTACATTCTACAATTAAAAAATCCCTTGGTCTATATTTTATAGCCTTCCAAGTATTTTTCCTGGTGGTGTGGAGAAGGCTTGCACACTTGtatttaaaatatgaaatatatatcCAAATATTTAGCATCAATTATTCTAAAAAGGTAAagtaagaaaaaataaatcatgttaGTAGCAGGTTATATACTTACAATTCCTGTTATGTTTTTTCACTTGCTGGTAACGCCCTTGTTCCCtcagaaagaaaacactttGATTGATAGACAAAATAACCAATCGCCGACCACGTGACGTAGACCGTCTTGACCAATAGTTATTCTAGAAGAGGCGGCCACCGGCTGAAAGCTCAGTAAGACCCATAGGGTGCGATCTCCCATCTTGACACTGTTACACATTGACGAGGTTTTACCGTTATTTGTCTGGTTTCGGTTAGAAGTGAGTAGGAAGGAGTAGTTTCTATCCTAACTGGACGAATAACCAGAAAGTATCCCTCTCCACGTGCAGTGTAAAACAAGTATACGTCTTTATATTTCAGCAATGAACGgaggaaaatgaaaatagaCACTACGCTTTTTTTGCTGTCCACTGACAAGTGGCTGGGTAAGTAAATGTTATTTCTGTTTTGGCTTTAATGTTTCTGATCAAAGATTATAATTAATGTTATTGTGTTATGCATTAATATactatttaaatgtaatttctttttgatgtggttttcagtttcattttattcattcatttacagtgctaagcataagtgaacacacccatgctaaagttgactaaaaagaggaataaaaaaatcatcttttggaaactGATCTTAATGCCTTGATTAAAAAAACGGAGGAAAAAAATCttctgtgaatgaataatggattgtaaataaataaatgttcttccttaaaatacagggggcataagtatacacagccctatgttaaattctatagaggcaggcagatttttatttttaaaggccagttatttcatggatccaggatactatgcatcatgataaagttcccttggcctggggtactttccataacatcatctctcaatgcaaatcaaaccagctattaggctaactgaaataaaactgaaataaaggttgtatttttcctcattttttttttaattaaggcattaagatcaatttccaaaagattattttttttattcctcgttttagtcaactttagcattggtctattcacttatgcttagcACTGTATATTATGAGCAGTATGACCATCCTGTGTAAAGATTTTTCTATTTTATAGACATGTCACTTTACCTagatgtgttatgttatgtgttATATTATTAAGGTTATAGTGTGAAGTTTATTATGTGGCTCATTGCATGAGTTGTGTATCGTAGTAGTTAGCTTATGCTAAGATAAAGAAGTAGATCAACAGGAAATAGCCGttagaaagtgaaaatgttatGAGAAGCAAGAAGGAGGAAGATGCAGTTAAAACCACAAAGAGAAGAGATTGATCATTAAGAGGCAGGGTTTTACTTTCAAAGGCTGAAGGGATACCTAGGTTAACATACACTGCATTTTCACTTAGTTTTGATACCCACACCTGTAAAGCTATAGACAAACTTCTCTTGATGAATGAGTACTGTAAAGGTGGCCTTAACTGTTGGGACTTTACTACTTTAAAtcatacatttaaaatcaaCTGGATCAGACGATAACTCAGGTGTCCAACTTCTCTGTGGAACTTTATCCCCAATTACATCTTTTCTTTGTTAAGTGGTCTCAACTTTATTTAGATCTGTAACTATAATATTGACAAAATTCCCCTCAAACTTGCTTCTTTTAAACAAATGTTCTTGGCCTGGTCTTTAATCTTCAAACATAATTTTAGTCCCCACAGATTTTATATTTGGaacaataaatatgttttattcaaAAATAGATCAATTTTCTTTAAACAATGGTTTGATAACAATATTTTGTTGGTCAGTCAATTATTATATACCAAGACGGTTAACTTTATACTTATTCAGAATTTATTCAGCAGTATGGTATCCCTGTTGCTCCTAGGGAGTTTTCGATGTTATCCCTACAGCTGTAATTGCGCTTTTTAGAGGTTTTAGGGCTGATGGTAATCTCCCTGTTTTAGGTAATGTACTTGATACTGATGTTGGTAGAAGTTGCTTCTCTCTGTAAGAATATTAACAAAATAATGAATCAACTTTTTCAGCATGACATCATTAGTACACCCTCCTCTTTATCACACTGGTCCAGTTTTGTTGAAGCTATGTGTTGGGACAAGGTCTGGCTTCTGCTGCAGGAGTTTTTTCTGACGAATAAAGTCAAAgagatttctttatttcttcatAGTTTTTACCCAACCAACCACTATTTACAGAAGCTCAAAAAAGACATTAATGTAAACTGTACATTCTGTGGGAATCAAAGAGACACTCTTGTGCATTTATTTTGGTTACACCCTCATACTTAATTGCTTTGGAGTAAACTGTCTCCATACTTAGCTGATCTTATTTACCCTGATTTCTCCTTGTGCtgggaaaatgtacttttaggTTTCATTAACTATGACACAAATCTCACCTCtcaattttatttaatcaaCCTGATTTTAATGTTGACCAAATTTTACATCCATAAGTCCAAattccaaaataaaacacctaacTCCATAGAGCTGTCCATTCACATTAAACACTATATTTCTACTATATCCTGTTGTAGTCATGAGAAGGCtgttagaacacacacactatttgtacttttcaaatgctttatgtaaattgaattgttttctttctttttattatcGTTTTATTTTTAGTATCTCCCCTGGCGTACTTGACCTGTTTGTATTGTATACACTCGTGGCTGTATAGTAGTTATGTGctcaaaagaaataaagaggcCCAACacctgatgtgtgtgtatgagacaaCAGTCTGCCCGGagacaggaggaggatgagAGTAAAGTTGAGGGACAGGTCAGAAAACGGGGCTCAGAAACTGGGAGGCTTCGTGGACTGAGCTTCGTATTTGGTGTCTGGTTGCTAGGGATACTTAGTCTCTCTGTGAGCCTGCATGCATTTTGTAATACTCAAAATACTGTTCAGTAAAAGTAGAATTTAGAGAGATTATTGGAGTCAAATTTCTCTGGCCTTCCGCTTTCCCCAAAATTCACTACACCCATATTAGGGCAACACTGAAATGATTTGTGATTCTATTTTTACTCAGCTCAAGGATGGCAGGAAGTCCGGACGATAAACAAGATGAAGAGGGCCTCAAGGACCCAATGGTTCGTTTCCACAGCTTCTTGCACGGGGGGACTTCCAGCTTGCTATCCACCTTCATCGTCTTCCCTGTCTACAAAATTGTTTTCCGTCAACAAATCCACAACACCCCAGTTTATCAGGCAGTGGGACAGCTCTACAAAGAGGGACCTGCAAAGCTCTTCAGGGGCGTGACCCCACCATTGCTGATGAAGACCCTGAATGGCACACTGCTCTTTGGCCTCCAGGACACCCTCCTCCGCCAGCTCTCCCTGTCATCGCAAAATGTCATCTCCACCTCTGCCCTTCCTGCTCTGGCTGGGTTTGGTGCAGGTATGGTAGAAGCTGTGGTTTTTACCCCTTTTGAGCGTGTCCAGAATGTGTTGCAAAATGGCCAAAATGACCGCCAACTACCCACCTTAAAGAGTGTTCTTGTCAGGCTGAAGGCACAGAGGCTAGCCTTGGGCTACTACAGAGCCTTGCTTCCCATCACAGCCCGGAACGCTCTTGGCAGCTCCTTCTATTTTGGCCTGAAGGGGCCGGTGTGTGCTGCCATGGAGGGACAGGTGCTCTATCCAATGGTTTCCTCCTTCATCTCAGGGACGCTGACCTCCGTGGCAACCAGCTTGATTCTTTACCCACTGAATGTGCTTGTGGCAAACATGCAGGCAGAGGTGGGAGGGGAGGTGAAAGGGGTCATGGCTTGTTGGAGGATGCTCTGGGAATCTCGGCAGCGGAGTGTGGCTCTGCTGTACAGAGGAGGTTCTCTGGTTATTTTGAGATCATGCATTACGTGGGGAATCACCACTGCTATCTATGACAGGCAGCAGAAACGTTCAGGCTGAAGAGATATCattgggcgcccagatagctcagttggtggagcgagTGCCCAAAAATAGAGGTtaactcctcgatgcagcgggccaGTGTTCAGCtttgacctgtggccctttgctgcatgtcattcccccttctctctcccctttcatgtcgtCAGCTGTACTGTAAAAATAAGGCCGAAAATGGCCCAAaacaataatcttaaaaaaagaaaagagacatcgttgaaaaatgtttttactgtgttttttttactggtgCGTAAACAGACATGTTGCTCTTTCAATTTGCATTCATCAGAAAACACATCCTATTATCCCCTCTTTCACAGccgacattttgacttgtcatagtaggaaaagcacaggcaTTATACTCCTAAAATTAAAgttcccatgacatggtgctctttggatgcttttatatagaccttagtggtcccctaatactgtatctgaagtctctttcccgaaattcagccttggtgcagaatgaCAGACAcagggggcaaggtggagagtgggggtgtggccttgaccaactgtcactttgctcgtttgaaagccatgatgtctctctctcatgggtgggccaaattctctgggcgggcaaagcagagaaaggggaggtaaccttgctccttatgacctcataaggagcaaggttacctccttcttatgacctcataaggagcaagattccagatcggcccatctgagctttcattttctcaaaggcagagcaggatacccagggcttggtttacacctatcgccatttcaagccactgggggaccataggcaggctgggggaactcctattaatgttaaaaataaagtgaaatcataaagtgaaattttcatgccatgggccCTTTTAATGGCTGGGatctattcaagtgtcccaatAAGCCGTAAACAGTTAGCCaacatgaacaataccaggaacCTGAAACTGATACAGCTAAATAGAATTCAGCCATCCATTCATTCGCACCtgggcttttcctactgtgacatgtcaaaatgccTTCTGTGAAACAAGGACATAATCCATCACCTGGTTCAAACCAATACacacagcatatatatatatatatatatatatatatatatatatatatatatatatatacacacacacacacacacacggaacaAATAAAAtgggacacatacacacacacacacacacggaacaAATAAAATGGGACACAGTTGCTCAGTGGTGCCTTACCACAAGAATGTCCTGGTCCAGAATCTGTCTGCCAACTGGaacctttctgtgtggagttagcatgttctccccatgtttgcttGGGTGTCCATATATGCAGGTTACATTAGCCAACAATAGCCTCAAAgtgcattaaaatatatataatatatattgtcATACATTTAAGTGATGTCTATGATGTGTTTTCGTGCTATTGTAATTGATTTTTGTCAAACCATGTCATGTCATAAGCAGTCCACTAGATGgtactgtgttaaaaaaaataaaaacatgatggacttcCCATATTATACATCCAAAATTCTTCCACGCAGATATGGGGAGGAACAAAGGCATGCATCAAGCGTGTCCAATCAAAATTCTTCCTCTAAACTTTGGGAGCCAATGACAGCCAGAGTATCAGTGTCCATGTTGTTGTGCAGGGCGTGTTGTCTCTACTTAAACCGTTGATTTTGCAAGGATTACGCAGACGCATTTTCATACAACAGAACCTGCGCACCTCTGCTCCAGGTAACGTTATTCTGGATTATCTCTCTTTGTTAGCTCGTACATTCAAGTAGACACGTAACcactgtaatgtaatgcaaaAATCATCATCAATTCTAAGAAATAATTTTAGGTTTCAAAGGCTTATAGTTCGAAAACTCgtgttttcaacatttttgtcatagACTTTCCattacagttagctagctaacgttactgttaaGGTAATGTCAATTCTGTTACTGGGATGTCTGTGTATAGTACTGCATTTTTCTGCACGGAAGCTGTTTTAAAGTagtctgtgtgtaatgtgtttgttCATTGTGAGCAGGACATGTTGTTTCTTTTGACTGGATTACATAACTCCAGAGTTCCGCCCAGTACtgtctttttttacattgttgggGAAGCTACTTTGAAACCATAACTGCGCAAGCTACCAATTACTTCAAACCGGAAGAAGTTGAACTATATCCAAGCTACCCTATGGATAaatccatagactgtataaaataggcGAAATCTAGAGACTTTTAAgagacttaaaaaaataatggtcgtttttttttttttcttgctttttttggGCGTCGCTGCACCCGCAGGTTGAGGGTGTGCAGAGAAAATCTTGCAAAATTGTataatttattgttattattattattattattattattattgttatccaataaaatatttaaaataagaaaaaagaaatggttCAAACTACTTTTGTAAAAAAGATCAAATTTTACATgtgatacaaaatataaaataaaggtCACATGCCAGCAAAATACCCCACTATTCATGGGAAAATGCAAGGAATTTCAGCTTTGCTTTGGTTTTGAATACAATGTCAATCGGACTCCCAAGTGGGCATATTGCACCCATGCGGCTATTTCTCTGAACATTTGTTAATGCGTAGCAATaatgaagctttgtgactaCTTGACACCTAATATATGGAAGTATATCAAGGAAGGGTTAAACTCAAAGGCAGCTGGACTTGGTTAAAGGTGCTCCAAAGTCCAGTTGCCATTGAGTTTAACCCTTCCCTGGATAACTAtgacctggatgactgagaaccTTCACTGACATAATATGCAAGTTAGTTTTACAAATTCAgtttcaaaacataaaaaactatAGCCATTTATTGTTCACAGGTGAGCTGACATTCCAGCTTCCCATACCGCCCCAGAGACCTAAACCTGTCCTAAACTAAAGTGGCTGCCTGAGGAATGCATTGTCTGGGCATGCCTTGACAGCAGTCAggatgagggaaaaaaaagggtGTGGGGCTGGTTAAATGGGGTTAAATTATAGTAGGGAAGCAATGGtgataataaagtttaaaaaaatatataattcttTTACTTTTATGGGCCAACATTATTTGAAGTTTCACTAGAACCAGAGACGCCCCAACTCAGAGTaatttcctgtatctgtgtcacatgGGTTTCTCCACTGCCACGCCTATTTAGGAGACTAGTGGCAGATCCTgagtgtattttttattttttccaatgggagaagtgaacgtgGACACAAGATTATGACCGATTCTTTCGCCCCATAGTCACCTAAGTAAATATAGGACCCATTTTTCACAAATTATACCTCCTGAatattctgacactaaaatggcatttttcagacaGACCAATCCGGAGAAAACTAACTTTGTTCAAGACCTATTTCAGTCTCAAGAACAAACTCATGAGATCTGGCAACACGGATAAGCTAATGTTTGTGAATGCCCAATCTAATTTTCATCTTTTAGttgtgtaaatatctaatgttagcaaaagaaaatgttaataCATTATCCGAATAGCAttcattacattttcaaatgagGTTACTCCCAcctaggagacaggaagtgtgtagtTGTACTACCAGCAAAATatagttatttgtttaattacgTGGAGTTTATTACTCCCCAATACtgcgtaaaaaaataaataatgctttgttttgatttattttattttttttttgctctctcACTTTTCTGCATTAGAAATCTTCCAAAATGAGCACCAAATGTCCAATCACTAAGGAGGTGCAGCAGTTTAAAAAGGAAAGGCTAAATAGTACTGAAGTGGTAGAAAAAAACCCTCTCCCAACGACGCAAGGTAGGtgttaaatcaataaaaatctatattgTCCCCTCTTGATCCAGGTTTCCTCATCTCCTTGTTCGGTATAGTTCTACTCCTCCCTGCCTATCATCATGAAAGGCAACTGCAAACATTGTCTACTGATTAACTGCCAGTACACGCCCAACCCTGAGAACTCGTCCTTGTTCTGCTTAATGCTAACCTGttcagagggaaaaaaaacattaccccATTGAAACAAATGCAGCTTCATGCTATCCAGCACTGTGGAGTGAAAAAAGCAAATGGTTGCGCAATGAATCAGAGGCCCACatgatgtactgtacagtagaAAAGCCTCACTTCAGATTAAGgtgtgatttatttaatttttatttatttttttaaagcagcaggAGGAGAGTTAAAGTAAAAGTGTTGCAGTATGCTCATCCTTTCCTTCCAGAGGTTGAGAGGCTCCCTGCTGACTGATGACAGGCACCCTCCGTATTGGCATTGAAGCAGGTGGCGCTGCTGGTGCTTGTCAGCTGTTTCTGAGTCTTTAACTGTGATCTTTCCCGGGAGAGCTGTGCTGTGTTGCATTGCGCAAGATGCTTTTGAGTTGCGTtatgggaaattaagaatccagtgtttttgaa is a window encoding:
- the LOC114562672 gene encoding solute carrier family 25 member 53 — encoded protein: MAGSPDDKQDEEGLKDPMVRFHSFLHGGTSSLLSTFIVFPVYKIVFRQQIHNTPVYQAVGQLYKEGPAKLFRGVTPPLLMKTLNGTLLFGLQDTLLRQLSLSSQNVISTSALPALAGFGAGMVEAVVFTPFERVQNVLQNGQNDRQLPTLKSVLVRLKAQRLALGYYRALLPITARNALGSSFYFGLKGPVCAAMEGQVLYPMVSSFISGTLTSVATSLILYPLNVLVANMQAEVGGEVKGVMACWRMLWESRQRSVALLYRGGSLVILRSCITWGITTAIYDRQQKRSG